A genomic stretch from Acetobacter ascendens includes:
- a CDS encoding AsmA-like C-terminal region-containing protein: protein MVGLPLVGTALLFARMALGPINVTPLVRPLLPVTVISGSKKQPPVATLGLNRAYLEWNGLRDGFTSPVMLVLQDIAVKGPDRTVVDTVHEAHVTLDTLALLHGGIALRAVELEGVNLALRRGKNGAVGFDFDTPPSAGAGDSGSVDTAGLDRAVISHAIVRMNDQLTGTHWVASPLDATLHMASAQGKKGITGAVQFAVTGEENPDCHIEVKANSLSDTDGKGIVWHLATNAVKPASFSHISHDLQHIRTPIAVTSDVSFLPAPGSDWLMPGAMDLHADAQSGKVTAAGARYFLNGGSANITLRLDHLKDGSTPAHIIVHNITANLRNPDHPEDEARGLNLAVSGQVDATDLVNPTTVSGQVTADIPQVYFPDLVYYWPDKAAKGGKKWVTKNITDGVAYNLHTTVSLSSKTGWNGVDVSNIAGGLDAKGLTIYWLRPISPLRGMDAHMDVDGLDKLSIKFDHGYQLVDRAGKNVGQNGTGRIAAGPGSMDIVGLTKKDQTGIINTQLDGKLQDVMALLAEPRLHLLSRHPLDLRNPRGRAKLQLMLSLPLKDDVSIDDMEIKGHADITQASLDNVVAGRGVRRADIKLDATADGLSLAGHGVLGGLPSNISYSTDFRHVPPTGLLEQAHLTSRITPQTATAAGFATGDHFGGSADAVVDYRQYGDHHGLVDINLNLRNSQIRIPLWHKAPGRAAQANATLGLKNGQIVAVDRILATGPDLDVRGKARLRPNHAPQLIISSFRVANSTGHAMLELPQKGVTGSVIHVGVYADMLDLSPLVTGDPSDPKPTQPASSGYHVPEAATGKLHGPPGTAWAIDLTANTLRYNPDKPSLKAVKAYFEDNGQRLEKMYFAMHGPTPVSMTLTPKAAGRDLRVSIPDMGAFLSDFNILPDVEGGHAVLSGSFDDTEASAPFNGRITVTPFVLKKAPTALRMARNISFYGWLAAHKTSEFMVTHLVLPVTFKDGVLNIHDGRTGNNALGATLEGNVNLDKNSIDLHGTVVPIFAINKLPGKLPGIGWMFSPEKDGGLVAVTFGVAGQMSNPSLHINPYSIFLPGALRRIF, encoded by the coding sequence ATGGTTGGGCTGCCACTTGTGGGCACAGCTTTGCTGTTTGCACGCATGGCGCTGGGGCCCATAAATGTTACGCCGCTGGTGCGCCCTTTGTTGCCCGTTACCGTTATTTCCGGCAGCAAAAAGCAGCCTCCCGTCGCCACACTGGGGCTCAACCGCGCCTATCTGGAATGGAACGGCCTGCGTGATGGCTTCACATCTCCGGTCATGCTTGTTCTGCAGGATATTGCTGTTAAAGGCCCGGATCGCACAGTTGTTGATACCGTGCATGAAGCGCATGTTACACTAGATACACTGGCCCTGTTGCATGGTGGCATTGCCCTGCGCGCGGTGGAGCTAGAAGGCGTAAATCTTGCCCTGCGCCGTGGTAAAAACGGAGCTGTGGGGTTTGATTTTGATACCCCTCCTTCTGCTGGGGCAGGTGATAGCGGAAGTGTGGATACCGCTGGGCTGGACCGCGCTGTTATCTCGCACGCCATTGTGCGTATGAATGACCAGCTTACCGGCACACATTGGGTAGCTTCTCCGCTGGATGCCACATTGCACATGGCCTCAGCCCAAGGCAAAAAGGGCATAACGGGTGCGGTGCAATTTGCCGTAACGGGGGAAGAAAACCCCGATTGCCACATAGAGGTAAAAGCCAACAGCCTGTCAGATACAGATGGCAAAGGCATTGTATGGCATCTGGCAACCAATGCCGTTAAGCCTGCCAGTTTTTCCCATATTTCCCATGATCTGCAACATATCAGAACGCCTATTGCGGTGACGTCTGATGTCAGTTTCCTGCCTGCGCCGGGTTCGGATTGGCTGATGCCGGGTGCGATGGATCTGCATGCAGATGCACAAAGCGGCAAGGTAACAGCCGCCGGAGCACGTTACTTTTTAAACGGTGGCTCAGCCAATATTACCCTGCGGCTTGACCATCTTAAGGATGGCAGCACGCCTGCGCATATTATTGTCCATAACATTACCGCAAACCTGCGCAATCCAGACCACCCGGAAGATGAAGCCAGAGGGCTTAATCTGGCGGTATCCGGGCAAGTGGATGCCACTGATCTGGTAAACCCTACCACCGTTTCCGGGCAGGTTACTGCTGATATTCCGCAGGTATACTTTCCTGATCTGGTTTATTATTGGCCAGATAAGGCTGCCAAGGGCGGCAAAAAGTGGGTGACCAAAAACATTACAGATGGTGTGGCCTACAACCTGCACACCACTGTTTCCTTATCCAGCAAAACGGGTTGGAATGGTGTAGATGTTAGCAACATTGCCGGAGGGCTGGATGCCAAGGGGCTGACCATCTACTGGCTGCGGCCCATTTCTCCGCTCCGGGGCATGGATGCCCATATGGATGTGGATGGGCTGGACAAGCTGAGCATCAAGTTTGACCACGGCTACCAGCTTGTTGACCGTGCTGGTAAAAATGTAGGCCAAAATGGCACGGGTCGGATTGCCGCGGGCCCCGGCAGCATGGACATTGTGGGCCTGACCAAAAAAGACCAGACCGGCATTATCAACACGCAACTGGATGGCAAGTTGCAGGATGTTATGGCTCTTCTGGCCGAACCACGCCTGCATCTGCTTTCCCGCCACCCGCTGGATCTTCGTAACCCACGCGGGCGCGCTAAACTTCAGCTTATGCTCAGCCTGCCCTTGAAAGACGATGTCAGCATTGATGACATGGAAATTAAGGGCCATGCCGATATCACACAGGCATCGCTTGATAATGTGGTGGCAGGGCGTGGTGTACGGCGTGCTGATATCAAGCTGGATGCCACGGCGGATGGGCTTTCCCTTGCTGGGCATGGCGTATTGGGAGGCTTGCCCTCCAATATTTCCTATTCAACAGATTTCCGACATGTGCCGCCCACCGGACTTTTGGAACAGGCGCATCTGACATCTCGCATCACTCCGCAAACCGCAACGGCTGCCGGTTTTGCAACGGGAGACCACTTTGGTGGTTCGGCTGATGCCGTGGTGGATTACCGCCAGTACGGAGATCATCATGGGCTTGTGGATATCAACCTCAACCTCAGGAACTCCCAAATCCGTATTCCTCTCTGGCATAAGGCTCCGGGGCGCGCGGCACAGGCAAACGCCACACTGGGGCTGAAGAATGGCCAGATTGTTGCGGTCGATCGTATTCTGGCCACTGGCCCGGATTTGGATGTGCGTGGCAAGGCCCGCCTACGCCCCAACCATGCACCTCAACTGATTATCTCTTCCTTCCGCGTTGCCAATTCCACTGGTCACGCCATGTTGGAATTGCCGCAAAAAGGTGTAACAGGCTCAGTCATTCATGTTGGCGTATATGCAGACATGCTGGATCTTTCCCCCTTGGTAACGGGAGATCCATCAGACCCCAAACCCACGCAGCCAGCCAGCAGCGGCTACCATGTGCCAGAGGCTGCTACCGGCAAGCTACATGGCCCTCCGGGTACAGCATGGGCTATTGATCTGACAGCCAACACACTGCGCTACAACCCGGACAAACCTTCCTTAAAAGCTGTAAAAGCCTATTTTGAGGATAACGGTCAGCGGCTGGAAAAAATGTATTTTGCCATGCACGGGCCCACCCCCGTAAGCATGACACTTACCCCCAAAGCCGCGGGGCGAGACCTACGCGTTTCTATCCCGGACATGGGTGCATTTTTGTCTGACTTTAACATTCTGCCGGATGTTGAAGGTGGCCACGCCGTTCTTAGCGGATCTTTTGATGATACGGAGGCCTCCGCCCCGTTTAACGGCCGCATAACCGTAACGCCATTTGTGCTAAAAAAAGCCCCAACGGCCTTGCGTATGGCGCGGAATATCTCGTTTTACGGCTGGCTGGCGGCACACAAAACATCAGAATTTATGGTCACACACCTTGTGTTGCCCGTAACATTCAAAGATGGCGTGCTGAATATTCATGATGGCAGAACCGGCAACAACGCGCTGGGAGCAACGCTTGAAGGCAATGTAAATCTGGATAAGAACAGCATAGATTTACACGGCACTGTGGTGCCTATTTTTGCCATTAACAAATTGCCCGGAAAGCTGCCGGGCATTGGCTGGATGTTCAGCCCGGAAAAAGATGGCGGGCTTGTTGCCGTAACGTTTGGCGTGGCTGGGCAGATGAGCAATCCTTCCCTGCACATAAACCCCTATTCCATCTTTTTACCCGGAGCGCTGCGCCGGATTTTTTAA
- a CDS encoding MFS transporter produces the protein MVCLFLFHHLLCACLFSTRQSYRRTLKCSRSICCRFFHAPCGRMALGMAADRYGRRSALTISVLTMCFGSLAIAVCPTYDQIGLAAPLLLLVARLLQGLSLGGEYGASATYLAEVATPEHRGFWSGFLYVTLVMGQLLALVLLLVMQYVLLTPQQIASRGWRVPFLMGALGAVLVFWLRRQMTESDSFKNAHTEEEKGGIRVLLHHWRAVLTVCGLTLGGTVAFYTYTIYMQKYLANTLGFPKETATLISTASLVVFAAMQPVFGAISDKIGRKPLLLFFGFGATFGTIPLLHMLAGASSPWAAFALIVTALFIASGYTSINAIVKAELFPTRIRALGVALPYALTVSIFGGTTEYIALWCKQIGHENWFAGYVSICAAVTLLTVLRLKQANRITAPAAAPARS, from the coding sequence TTGGTATGTTTATTCCTCTTTCACCATTTACTTTGCGCATGCCTTTTTTCCACACGGCAATCCTACCGTAGAACTCTTAAATGCAGCCGCAGTATTTGCTGTAGGTTTTTTCATGCGCCCTGTGGGCGGATGGCTTTGGGCATGGCGGCGGATCGATATGGCCGGCGTAGCGCGCTCACCATTTCTGTGCTCACCATGTGTTTTGGGTCTTTGGCCATTGCCGTATGCCCTACTTATGATCAAATCGGCCTTGCAGCTCCGCTGCTTCTGTTAGTTGCCCGCCTGCTGCAAGGCCTGAGCCTTGGGGGAGAATACGGGGCATCCGCTACCTATCTGGCAGAAGTGGCCACACCGGAACATCGCGGATTCTGGTCTGGCTTTTTGTATGTCACACTGGTTATGGGCCAGCTTCTGGCACTTGTTCTGCTATTGGTCATGCAATACGTGCTGCTTACACCACAGCAGATTGCAAGCAGGGGCTGGCGTGTGCCGTTTCTGATGGGTGCTTTAGGCGCTGTGCTGGTGTTCTGGCTACGCCGCCAGATGACAGAAAGTGACAGCTTTAAAAACGCACATACAGAAGAAGAAAAAGGCGGTATTCGCGTTCTTCTGCATCATTGGCGGGCTGTGCTGACGGTATGCGGCCTTACCCTTGGTGGCACCGTAGCATTTTATACCTATACCATTTACATGCAGAAATATCTGGCCAATACGCTGGGCTTTCCCAAGGAAACAGCAACCCTTATTTCCACCGCCAGTCTGGTGGTATTTGCCGCCATGCAGCCTGTTTTTGGGGCCATTTCTGATAAAATTGGCCGCAAACCGCTGCTGCTATTTTTTGGCTTTGGCGCAACATTTGGCACTATTCCGCTGCTGCATATGCTTGCAGGTGCTTCGTCCCCATGGGCGGCTTTTGCCCTGATTGTTACGGCGCTGTTTATTGCATCGGGCTACACATCCATTAACGCCATTGTGAAAGCAGAGCTGTTTCCAACCCGTATTCGCGCTTTGGGTGTGGCTCTGCCTTATGCGCTCACGGTTTCCATTTTTGGTGGCACTACGGAATACATTGCTCTGTGGTGTAAACAGATCGGGCACGAAAACTGGTTTGCCGGTTATGTTTCCATTTGTGCGGCGGTCACCCTGCTTACGGTTTTGCGTCTTAAACAGGCAAACCGCATTACCGCACCGGCCGCCGCTCCTGCACGTTCCTAA
- a CDS encoding DNA recombination protein RmuC — MSSIIVLLSVAICALLLGAGAVVVLRPKSGGGTDADLLARLYVLVEREATTARSDIAAQRNSMVEMERAMGGRIERMRTELAEQLGALAGGLGREQAEARAAQAEALRNLADTSAQQLASIRHAVTEQLHEAVEQQMQTSFQRVLEQFSAMQKAMGEVRAMTGQIGDLKRLFSNVKTRGGWGEAQLRAILDDVLPPGTYESNVRIGNGNDVVEFAIRMPVKSSTPPLLPVDSKFPTEAYERLLNAADEGDTAGEKAARKSLENTMRLEARKISSKYIHPPKTVEFAVLYLPTDGLYTEVARMPGLIDDLGRQFRVMVMGPALMPAMLRTIHLGYVTLALEERTETIARLLGATRQEMIKMDGVLDKLARNAQAMSFSIEEARRRTRSVSRKLRELDEPEDNTAGTEESEIEFTGVDSNGMASG, encoded by the coding sequence ATGAGTTCCATAATTGTTCTTTTGAGTGTTGCTATCTGTGCCCTGCTATTGGGGGCTGGTGCTGTTGTTGTGCTACGCCCCAAATCCGGGGGTGGCACAGATGCAGATCTGCTGGCCCGATTGTACGTTCTTGTAGAGCGCGAGGCCACCACAGCACGTTCGGATATTGCCGCACAGCGCAACAGCATGGTGGAAATGGAACGTGCCATGGGTGGGCGTATTGAGCGCATGCGCACGGAATTGGCCGAGCAGCTTGGCGCGCTGGCCGGAGGGCTGGGGCGGGAGCAGGCCGAAGCCCGCGCCGCACAGGCCGAAGCCTTGCGTAATCTGGCAGACACATCTGCCCAGCAGCTTGCCTCCATTCGCCATGCGGTTACAGAACAGTTGCACGAAGCCGTAGAGCAGCAGATGCAAACATCGTTTCAGCGTGTGCTGGAGCAGTTTTCTGCCATGCAAAAGGCCATGGGTGAGGTACGGGCCATGACAGGCCAGATAGGGGACCTCAAACGTCTGTTCAGCAATGTTAAAACCCGTGGTGGCTGGGGTGAAGCCCAGTTGCGCGCCATTTTGGATGATGTGCTGCCGCCCGGTACGTATGAAAGCAATGTACGGATTGGCAATGGGAATGACGTGGTGGAATTTGCCATCCGCATGCCGGTTAAATCCAGCACACCGCCCCTGTTGCCAGTAGACAGTAAATTTCCCACCGAGGCCTATGAGCGGTTGTTAAATGCCGCAGATGAAGGCGATACGGCGGGGGAAAAGGCAGCCCGTAAATCTCTGGAAAATACCATGCGTCTAGAGGCGCGCAAAATTTCCAGCAAATATATCCATCCGCCCAAAACAGTGGAGTTTGCCGTACTGTATCTGCCCACAGATGGGTTATATACAGAAGTGGCACGTATGCCGGGGCTGATTGATGATCTGGGGCGGCAGTTTCGGGTTATGGTTATGGGGCCGGCTCTTATGCCAGCCATGTTGCGCACAATCCATCTGGGGTACGTTACACTCGCGCTGGAAGAGCGGACAGAAACCATAGCGCGCCTGCTGGGGGCCACACGGCAGGAAATGATTAAGATGGATGGCGTGCTGGATAAACTGGCGCGCAATGCACAGGCCATGTCCTTTTCTATCGAGGAAGCCCGCAGGCGCACACGTTCGGTCAGCCGCAAGTTGCGTGAACTGGATGAACCGGAAGACAATACCGCCGGAACAGAAGAGTCTGAAATTGAATTTACTGGTGTTGATTCAAATGGGATGGCAT
- a CDS encoding bifunctional [glutamine synthetase] adenylyltransferase/[glutamine synthetase]-adenylyl-L-tyrosine phosphorylase codes for MTQADHSLFRDVRQPRGHGSRMWPDADWPAPADKRAADLFTQDMLALAQDAGIADSIMIQPGARELLACLGGNSPYLADLAREDVLAFAALLEQGPDICVQDAFATCAKFDTTSGRECVAAFLRHTKKRIAFICAVADLGGFWSLEEVTHALSRLADTALDLAVRHLLLSAFQAGQLALPNPEQPAQGCGFVILAMGKLGARELNFSSDIDLMVLYDPTAYPQSDTVRRVFVRMTSDLVSLMEARDANGYVFRTDLRLRPDPSSTPPAVTVQAATLYYESLGQTWERAAMTKARPVAGDLTLGRRFLAAIRPFIWRRHLDFALIDDLHDMKARIDRYRKAGRTDLTTLPDTVLADPSASIEWLLGHNLKLGQGGIREIEFIAQAMQLVWGGREPALRDKTTFGALKKLVGSGRLPREEAEVLARTYRFLRDAEHRLQMRADHQTHSLPDTREGFEAFAIFMNYPDAEVLALDMLPRMREARRIFERHFVLHSAQPEEVEGSVLVPGPEDGQTAELLQKHGFPPEQVEEATQVLTRWRGNGLRALRSERAHALLRVLLPTLLASFGARSNPLACLRRFDALLARQHAGVQLLSLFERNPALVDRIANIFDASVFLADYLADKPSALEGLLESEPEEGRTVVARLQHLAEEMADVEELVTALRPLLRGEEFRLSVALLEGRITENEAEKQRTVLADIIITIVKHAVEVEHTRRYGHVPGGGMAIVALGKAGSREMMPRSDLDLLMVFDHPEDVQASEVPQADTKAERPLFSAPRSVGVAQYYTRLAHAFIAALTAPGPEGPLYAVDMRLRPSGAAGPVAVSRPAFLRYHTESAWTWECMALTRARIVAAPAELKRVLRQDLDTILDGHLRAEPAPRAILLKDACAMRARLARDLPASSVWDVKRRLGGLIDVEFIAQIYQLIGANSAVRDVSTRLALGRLEKAGLLSAEDAQFLKQAELFWRQLQAVLRLLCGATPPVDLERDLASASLNVLLRAMKLETLPDLIEKANILARDVHAVFVRLVGPVA; via the coding sequence ATGACGCAGGCAGACCATTCCCTTTTTCGAGACGTAAGGCAACCTAGGGGGCATGGTTCCCGCATGTGGCCAGATGCAGATTGGCCCGCCCCGGCTGATAAACGTGCAGCCGATCTGTTTACGCAGGACATGCTGGCCCTTGCGCAGGATGCCGGTATTGCAGATTCCATCATGATACAGCCGGGCGCGAGGGAGCTTCTGGCCTGCCTTGGGGGCAACAGCCCTTATCTGGCTGATCTGGCGCGTGAAGATGTTCTGGCCTTTGCGGCCCTGCTGGAACAGGGGCCGGATATTTGTGTGCAGGATGCGTTTGCAACATGCGCGAAGTTTGACACAACATCGGGGCGAGAGTGTGTCGCAGCTTTTTTGCGGCATACAAAAAAACGTATAGCTTTTATTTGCGCTGTGGCGGATCTGGGTGGCTTCTGGTCTTTGGAAGAGGTGACACATGCCCTGAGCCGTTTGGCTGATACCGCGTTGGATCTGGCTGTCAGGCATTTATTGTTAAGCGCCTTTCAGGCAGGGCAACTGGCTTTACCCAACCCGGAACAGCCCGCGCAGGGCTGCGGCTTTGTAATTCTGGCCATGGGTAAGCTGGGCGCGCGGGAACTGAATTTTTCATCCGATATAGACCTGATGGTGCTGTATGATCCCACAGCGTACCCTCAGTCGGACACAGTGCGGCGTGTGTTCGTGCGTATGACTAGCGATCTTGTGAGCCTGATGGAAGCACGAGATGCCAATGGATACGTTTTTCGTACAGATTTAAGGCTGCGGCCCGATCCATCCTCCACGCCTCCGGCGGTTACAGTGCAGGCTGCTACCCTGTATTATGAAAGCCTCGGCCAAACGTGGGAACGCGCAGCCATGACAAAAGCGCGCCCCGTGGCGGGGGATCTCACGCTGGGGCGGCGTTTTCTGGCAGCTATTCGACCATTCATCTGGCGCAGGCATCTGGATTTTGCGCTGATTGATGATCTGCATGACATGAAGGCCCGGATTGACCGTTACCGTAAGGCGGGCCGGACAGATTTAACCACCCTGCCGGATACTGTGCTGGCAGATCCTTCCGCCAGTATAGAGTGGCTGTTGGGCCATAACCTCAAGCTGGGGCAGGGCGGTATTCGTGAAATTGAATTTATCGCGCAGGCTATGCAGCTTGTCTGGGGTGGGCGCGAGCCTGCGTTGCGGGATAAAACCACCTTTGGCGCACTTAAAAAACTTGTGGGTTCAGGCCGCCTGCCACGGGAAGAGGCCGAGGTGCTGGCCCGCACCTATCGCTTTTTGCGCGATGCGGAACATCGCTTGCAAATGCGCGCAGACCACCAAACTCATAGCCTACCCGATACGCGGGAAGGATTTGAAGCTTTTGCCATCTTCATGAACTATCCAGATGCCGAAGTGCTGGCGCTGGATATGTTGCCCCGTATGCGTGAGGCACGGCGTATTTTTGAACGCCATTTTGTGCTGCATTCCGCCCAGCCGGAAGAAGTGGAGGGCAGCGTGCTGGTGCCGGGGCCGGAAGATGGGCAAACGGCAGAACTGTTGCAAAAGCACGGTTTCCCGCCCGAACAGGTGGAAGAAGCTACGCAGGTTCTTACCCGTTGGCGCGGTAACGGCTTGCGGGCGCTGCGGTCTGAACGCGCACATGCGTTGTTGCGTGTGTTGTTGCCGACATTGCTGGCCAGCTTTGGTGCTCGCAGTAATCCTCTGGCCTGTTTGCGCCGGTTTGATGCGTTGCTGGCGCGGCAACACGCCGGGGTGCAGCTTCTTTCTCTGTTTGAACGCAATCCGGCGTTGGTGGACCGTATTGCTAATATCTTTGATGCCTCGGTTTTTCTGGCAGATTATCTGGCAGACAAGCCCTCTGCGCTGGAAGGGTTGTTGGAATCCGAGCCAGAGGAAGGACGTACGGTTGTAGCGCGCCTTCAGCATCTGGCGGAGGAAATGGCAGATGTTGAAGAGCTGGTAACAGCTCTGCGCCCGCTTTTGCGCGGCGAGGAATTTCGCCTATCCGTTGCCTTGTTGGAAGGCCGCATTACGGAAAACGAGGCCGAAAAGCAGCGCACGGTGCTGGCGGATATTATTATCACCATTGTTAAACACGCGGTGGAAGTAGAGCACACACGCCGCTACGGGCATGTTCCGGGCGGTGGTATGGCCATTGTAGCACTTGGCAAAGCTGGCTCGCGCGAGATGATGCCGAGGTCTGACCTTGATTTGCTAATGGTATTTGATCATCCCGAAGATGTGCAGGCCAGTGAGGTGCCGCAGGCGGATACAAAAGCAGAGCGTCCGCTGTTTTCTGCCCCGCGTTCTGTGGGGGTGGCGCAGTATTACACACGGTTGGCCCATGCTTTTATTGCTGCGCTAACTGCACCGGGGCCAGAAGGGCCATTATACGCGGTGGATATGCGGTTGCGTCCCTCTGGCGCAGCAGGGCCGGTTGCTGTCTCGCGCCCCGCTTTTTTGCGTTACCACACAGAATCCGCATGGACATGGGAGTGCATGGCGCTCACGCGTGCCCGTATTGTGGCCGCTCCAGCAGAATTGAAGCGTGTTTTAAGGCAGGATCTGGATACCATTCTGGATGGCCATTTGCGGGCCGAGCCAGCACCTCGCGCAATACTGCTTAAAGATGCCTGCGCCATGCGCGCACGTTTGGCGCGAGACCTGCCCGCATCTTCTGTGTGGGATGTTAAACGGCGGCTGGGCGGGCTGATAGATGTGGAATTTATTGCCCAGATTTATCAGTTGATTGGCGCAAATAGTGCTGTGCGGGATGTAAGTACTCGTTTGGCGCTGGGGCGGCTGGAAAAGGCAGGGCTGCTGAGTGCAGAAGATGCCCAGTTTTTAAAGCAGGCCGAGTTGTTCTGGCGTCAGCTTCAGGCTGTATTGCGGCTGCTCTGTGGGGCAACGCCGCCTGTTGATCTGGAGCGTGATCTGGCATCGGCATCATTAAACGTGCTGCTAAGAGCCATGAAGCTGGAGACCCTGCCGGATCTGATTGAAAAAGCAAACATTCTAGCGCGTGATGTGCACGCAGTTTTTGTCCGGCTGGTTGGCCCGGTGGCATAA
- the bcp gene encoding thioredoxin-dependent thiol peroxidase has translation MTEKHTLKVGDVAPAFDMEASGGRKVTLADFKGKPFVLYFYPKADTPGCTKEACGFNEALKDFDKAGLTVIGVSRDPVKKLDAFATKYDLTFPLASDEAGSVTEAYGVWVEKTNYGRQYMGIERTTFLIGADGKIAHIWPKVKVPGHVEAVLEAARTLAGSA, from the coding sequence ATGACGGAAAAACACACGCTTAAAGTAGGGGATGTTGCTCCGGCGTTTGATATGGAAGCAAGCGGTGGCCGTAAGGTGACGTTGGCAGATTTTAAGGGCAAGCCATTTGTTCTGTATTTCTACCCCAAGGCAGATACACCCGGATGCACAAAGGAAGCCTGCGGATTTAACGAGGCTCTGAAGGATTTTGACAAGGCAGGCCTGACCGTTATTGGCGTCTCGCGCGATCCGGTGAAAAAGCTGGATGCCTTTGCAACCAAATATGACCTAACATTTCCCTTGGCATCAGATGAAGCCGGGAGCGTGACAGAGGCCTACGGCGTGTGGGTAGAAAAAACCAATTACGGCCGCCAGTATATGGGTATTGAGCGCACAACTTTCCTGATTGGGGCGGATGGTAAAATCGCGCATATCTGGCCCAAGGTGAAAGTGCCGGGCCATGTTGAAGCCGTGCTAGAAGCTGCCCGCACATTGGCGGGCAGTGCCTGA